The following coding sequences lie in one Rutidosis leptorrhynchoides isolate AG116_Rl617_1_P2 chromosome 4, CSIRO_AGI_Rlap_v1, whole genome shotgun sequence genomic window:
- the LOC139839562 gene encoding actin-depolymerizing factor 2-like — protein sequence MANAASGMAVHDECKLKFMELKAKRTFRFIIYKIEEKQKQVIVEKLGEPAETYDAFSACLPADECRYAVFDYDFLTPEGVQKSRIFFIAWSPDTARVRSKMIYASSKDRFKRELDGIQVELQATDASEVGLDVIQSRAS from the exons ATG GCCAACGCAGCATCAGGAATGGCTGTGCATGATGAGTGCAAGCTAAAGTTTATGGAATTGAAGGCAAAAAGGACCTTTCGCTTCATCATTTATAAGATCGAAGAGAAGCAAAAGCAGGTGATTGTGGAAAAACTTGGAGAACCAGCCGAGACTTATGATGCTTTCTCAGCATGCTTACCAGCTGATGAATGCCGATACGCCGTCTTTGATTACGACTTTTTGACGCCAGAAGGTGTTCAAAAGAGCAGGATTTTCTTCATCGCATG GTCTCCGGATACTGCAAGGGTGAGGAGCAAGATGATTTACGCAAGTTCCAAGGACAGGTTTAAGAGAGAGCTTGATGGTATTCAGGTGGAGTTGCAAGCAACAGATGCTAGTGAAGTTGGGCTCGATGTTATTCAAAGCCGAGCAAGTTAA